In Lolium rigidum isolate FL_2022 chromosome 3, APGP_CSIRO_Lrig_0.1, whole genome shotgun sequence, the genomic window CCCAACAGGTAACACTGTTTGTTATTTCGTATTTGTTTCTCTTGTTTCTTTTCTGTATTTTTTTGAAATATTTATGCTTCCAAAAAACCAACTAATATTTTTTTAGAAATCTGAACAGTTAGAAATTTTGTAAATTTTGAACAAAAATGGAAATATCTGAAATTTTTTAAAAGTTGAGCAATTTTTAAATTTGGACAAATTACGAAAATGATTTTTTtaatgaacaaattttaaatttgaaaaattttcaagtttgaacattattgaaatatgaacattttttgaatttgaacatttttcaagttTGAAATTTTTCAcatatttttcgaatttgaataatttttaagttttaaacaatttttaatttgaacaaattctATAATAAACATTTTTAGTTCAATCATTTTTggaataatttttttaatttgaacaaagttaaaatttaattttttaagattgaacttttttcaaatttgaacattttaaaatttaaacatttccaaaatttaaacatttttaaatttgaatatttttaaaatatttctgtttttcaaatctaaacaataaaagtaacaaaaaagaaacagaaaaaagaacaaaagaaaaaagaaaacggaaaacaataacaaaaacaggaaaaaaaacataaaagaaaaggagaaacagaaaagaaaaatgaaaaaagagAAGCCTGCACCAACTGGaccggcccgtaccgcgcgcggggtgtgcggcgGTACGCACCGACCTGATCGGTGTATAGGGTTCGCCGAGGAATTGCCTGTTTTTTTCCACTACTACGTGCGCAGGAGGAGATGGCCCAACACTGGGTAACAGTCCTTTAGCCTGTGAGTCGATTATAGCCCAAGATGAGAAACTGCCAAATGGTCTGGTAAGGCCCAAAACCGCCAAGTAGCCGTGTAAGCGCTCTCTGCACGTGCTGTCCAGATAAGGCTTCTCTCTACTACTCCGTACTGGATTCCCAGCTTCTTCCGTTCCTCTATCCTCTTCGACTCAGTTCAGTTCGACTCCACCGGCGGTGTGCCTCCGCCCCGAGCCAATGGCGGCTCCGGCGACGCTGTCCCTCCGCCCCTGCGCGACCCTAGCGCCTTCTAGGTCCGCGCTCCCCGTCGCGCGATTCGCGTCCTCTAGTCGCCCCGCCCCCTCGCTCTCCATCTCCTGCCCGCCGAGGCGTTTCAAGAGCCTCCGCCGCGCCCTCGCCGTCGGATCCGACCAGCAAGCCTCCGCAGCGTCTTCCGTGAAAGTAAGAATTAGCGTAGCACGCCGCACGCTCCCCTTGTTCCGCATTTCCACCCCACGCAAAGGAATTTCCTGCTCGATTTTGAGACGGTCGGTGGTGGTGTTTTGGGTGCGCAGCAGGAGGAGAAGCCGCGGACGTACTACTTCCTGGTGGCGAACGCGAAGTTCATGCTGGACGATGAGGAGCACTTCCAGGAGCAGCTCCAGGAGAAGCTGAGGCTCTACGAGGAGCGCAGCATGGAGCAGGACTTCTGGCTCGTCATTGAGCCCAAGTTTCTTGACAAGTTCCCCAACGTCACCAAGCGGCTCAAGCGCCCCGCCGTCGCGCTCGTATCCACCGACCGCAACTGGATCAGGTATGTCACCAAGTTAAGGTGTATCTCCAGCAACCATTGCAAGCTCGAGCAGCGGATTTCGCAGCGCATACTGCTGAACCTCAAACCATGCTTTCCCTGTAATACTTTGCGAAATCAGACTAGAAAGATGTCGCTTATGATAGTTTCCAGTTGTGCCGAATGCCCATATGCCATTGGCATCATGGCATGCAGTAGTGCAATCTGTTAGTCAACACAGCGTATTGGTAATGGCTTGTGTCTGCATTCCACATCCATTTCCTGCTTGAGAGCTAGCCGTAATGTGTATTTGAACTGTCCGCAAAAGCATGCACTTC contains:
- the LOC124698275 gene encoding uncharacterized protein LOC124698275 yields the protein MAAPATLSLRPCATLAPSRSALPVARFASSSRPAPSLSISCPPRRFKSLRRALAVGSDQQASAASSVKQEEKPRTYYFLVANAKFMLDDEEHFQEQLQEKLRLYEERSMEQDFWLVIEPKFLDKFPNVTKRLKRPAVALVSTDRNWIRFMKLRLDRVLAEQFDAETLEEALASNPAELNFDKPDKWTAPYPKYESGWWEAFLPPKSSNGTA